A single Epinephelus lanceolatus isolate andai-2023 chromosome 22, ASM4190304v1, whole genome shotgun sequence DNA region contains:
- the LOC144459617 gene encoding NACHT, LRR and PYD domains-containing protein 12-like isoform X2, giving the protein MEDMQADGDRSESPVSSCLSMKSDWSKHDPPYFSNEPGPSDTKQRAESPVSSCLSMKSDWSKHDPPFFSNEPGPSDTKAKKRSHVSVEEQPSCCSLCQDVLKDPVSTSCGHWFCRQCISSYWDQSASSGDSSCPQCGERSRTRAGLQTASQTSTVQNSGLQEVLDEHKISVRRRCERVTEGSDETGSESLFNRIYTELYITEGQSEEVNTQHEVKQLERASKMKTLHETPIKCQHIFKASPDQQKHIRVVLTNGVAGVGKTFTVQKFTLDWAEGLENQDVSVVILLSFRELNLIRDEKFSLLTLLRVFHPTLQKVTAEELAVCKVLFIFDGLDESRLSLDFHNNEVVTDVTQKSSVNVLLTNLMEGKLLPSALVWITSRPAAANQIPPACVDRVTEVRGFTDAQKEEYFRRRVSDEERSSRIISHMKTSRSLHIMCLIPVFCWITATVLDHMLTTEQRGELPKTLTDLYSHFLLVQTKRKKHKYDEGHETSPQELTEADRDVLLKLGRLAFEHLEKGNIMFYQEDLERCGLDVTEASVYSGVCTEIFKRESVIFQKTVYCFVHLSVQEFLAAVYLFHCFTNRNTKVLEDFLGTDEDNYRSLDVFLQRAMKKSLQSKNGHLDLFVRFLHGLSLESNQRLLGRLLGRTDNSPEIIQRAINNLKKMNMYDISPDRSINIFHCLLEMNDLSVHQEIQEFLKSENRSKKELSEIHCSALAYMLQMSEEVLDELDLNKYNTTREGQRRLIPAVRNCRKAGFIGCELSETHCEVVASALKSNPSHLRELDLSDNYDLQDSGVKQLCAGLESPNCRLETLRLSRCSLSKISCVSLASALKSNPSHLRELDLSDNKLQDSGVKLLCDFLESPHCKLETLRLWDCSLSEISCVSLASALKSNPSHLRELDLSYNNLQDSDVKLLCDLKESPHCKLETLSWWS; this is encoded by the exons ATGGAGGATATGCAGGCAGACGGGGACAGATCAGAGTCTCCAGTGTCCAGCTGTCTGTCTATGAAGAGTGACTGGTCCAAACATGATCCTCCATACTTCAGTAATGAACCTGGACCCTCAGACACAAA acagagagcagagtctccAGTGTCCAGCTGTCTGTCTATGAAGAGTGACTGGTCCAAACATGATCCACCATTCTTCAGTAATGAACCTGGACCCTCAGACACAAA AGCGAAGAAGAggagtcatgtttctgtggAGGAGCAGCCGTCCTGCTGTAGTTTGTGTCAGGACGTCCTGAAGGATCCAGTCTCTACCAGCTGTGGACACTGGTTCTGCAGACAGTGCATCAGCTCATACTGGGACCAGTCTGCTTCATCAGGAGACTCCTCCTGTCCCCAGTGTGGAGAAAGATCCAGAACAagagctggactgcagacagCCAGTCAAACCAGCACTGTACAAA ACAGTGGTCTGCAGGAGGTTTTAGATGAACATAAGATCAGTGTGAGGAGGAGATGTGAACGTGTGACTGAAGGAAgtgatgaaacaggaagtgaaagccTCTTCAACAGGATCTACACTgagctctacatcacagagggacagagtgaAGAGGTTAATACCCAACATGAGGTGAAGCAGCTTGAGAGAGCTTCTAAGATGAAGACCCTCCATGAAACTCCAATCAAGTGTCAGCACATCTTTAAAGCCTCACCTgaccaacagaaacacatcagagTGGTTCTGACCAACGGCGTCGCTGGCGTTGGAAAAAccttcacagtgcagaagttCACTCTGGACTGGGCCGAGGGTTTGGAAAACCAAGATGTCAGTGTGGTGATTCTGCTTTCGTTCAGGGAGCTGAACTTGATCAGAGATGAGAAGTTCAGTCTTCTCACTCTGCTCCGTGTTTTCCATCCAACATTACAGAAGGTCACAGCAGAGGAGCTCGCTGTCTGTAAAGTTCTGTTCATCTTTGACGGCCTGGATGAAAGCAGACTGTCTCTGGATTTCCACAACAATGAGGTTGTGACTGATGTCACACAGAAGTCATCAGTCAACGTGCTGTTGACAAACCTCATGGAGGGGAAGCTGCTTCCCTCGGCTCTGGTCTGGATAACTTCCcgacctgcagcagccaatcagatccctcCTGCATGTGTTGACAGGGTAACAGAAGTACGAGGCTTCACTGACGCCCAGAAGGAGGAGTACTTCAGGAGGAGAGTCAGTGATGAAGAGCGGTCCAGCAGAATCATCTCACACATGAAGACATCCAGGAGCCTCCACATCATGTGTCTAatcccagtcttctgctggatcactgctacagttctgGATCACATGTTGActacagagcagagaggagagctgcCCAAGACCCTGACTGACCTGTACTCACACTTCCTGCTGGttcagacaaagaggaagaagcaCAAGTATGATGAGGGACATGAGACCAGTCCACAGGAGCTGACGGAGGCTGACAGGGACGTTCTTCTGAAGCTGGGGAGGCTGGCGTTTGAACATCTGGAGAAAGGAAACATCATGTTCTACCAAGAAGACCTGGAGCGCTGTGGTCTTGATGTCACAGAGGCCTCGGTGTACTCAGGAGTTTGTACAGAGATCTTcaaaagagagtctgtgatcttCCAGAAAACAGTCTACTGCTTCGTTCATCTGAGCGTTCAGGAGTTTCTGGCTGCAGTCTACCTGTTCCACTGTTTCACCAACAGGAACACAAAGGTACTGGAGGACTTCCTGGGGACAGACGAGGATAATTACAGATCCCTGGATGTCTTCTTACAGAGAGCCATGAAGAAATCCCTCCAAAGTAAAAATGGTCACCTGGATCTGTTTGTCCGCTTCCTTCATGGCCTCTCTCTGGAGTCCAACCAGAGACTGTTAGGACGCCTTTTGGGTCGGACGGACAACAGTCCAGAAATCATCCAGAGAGCCATCAACAACCTGAAGAAGATGAACATGTACGATATCTCTCCTGACAGAAGCATCAACATCTTCCACTGTCTGCTGGAGATGAACGACCTCTCAGTACATCAGGAGATCCAAGAGTTCCTGAAGTCAGAGAACAGATCAAAGAAGGAACTCTCAGAGATCCACTGCTCAGCTCTGGCCTACATGCTGCAGATGTCAGAGGAGGTTCTGGATGAGTTGGACCTgaacaaatacaacacaacaaGGGAGGGACAACGGAGACTGATTCCAGCTGTGAGGAACTGCAGAAAGGCTGG ATTTATTGGGTGTGAACTCTCAGAGACTCACTGTGAAGTCgtggcctcagctctgaagtccaacccctcccatctgagagagctggacctgagtgACAACTACGacctgcaggattcaggagtgaagcagCTGTGTGCTGGACTGGAGAGTCCAAACTGTAGACTGGAGACTCTGAG ACTGAGTCGTTGCAGTTTGTCAaagatcagctgtgtttctctggcctcagctctgaagtccaacccctcccatctgagagagctggacctgagtgacaacaagctgcaggattcaggagtgaagctgctgtgtgattttctggaGAGTCCACACTGTAAACTGGAGACTCTGAG aCTGTGGGACTGCAGTTTgtcagagatcagctgtgtttctctggcctcagctctgaagtccaacccctcccatctgagagagctggacctgagctacaacaacctgcaggattcagatgtgaagctgctgtgtgatcTGAAGGAGAGTCCACACTGTAAACTGGAGACTCTGAG